The Denitrificimonas caeni genome has a segment encoding these proteins:
- the dsrO gene encoding sulfate reduction electron transfer complex DsrMKJOP subunit DsrO produces the protein MDLMRRSLLKQIARLTAGAALVPLSSVAQAGINDQPVRREGDPTKRYGMLIDLRRCIGCQACTVSCHIENQAPLGNFRTIVSQFEVKHEETGNSATFMLPRLCNHCENPPCVPVCPVQATFQRQDGIVVVDSDRCVGCAYCVNACPYDARFINETTQTADKCTFCAHRLEANLLPACVESCVGGARIIGDMRDPNSEVSRLIAQHRDELMVLQPEKNTAPQVFYLGMDEQFTTRPEAIAGLWDVLDNEGKEIGYEFSGH, from the coding sequence ATGGATTTAATGCGACGGTCGCTGCTCAAGCAGATTGCCAGGCTGACTGCAGGTGCAGCATTGGTACCGCTATCAAGTGTTGCGCAGGCAGGGATCAATGACCAGCCAGTGCGCCGCGAAGGCGATCCAACTAAGCGCTATGGCATGTTAATTGATTTGCGCCGCTGTATCGGTTGCCAAGCCTGTACGGTGTCCTGTCATATTGAAAACCAAGCGCCATTGGGCAACTTCCGCACCATTGTTTCGCAGTTTGAAGTTAAACACGAAGAAACGGGCAATAGTGCAACCTTTATGTTGCCGCGTTTATGTAATCACTGTGAAAACCCACCCTGTGTTCCCGTCTGTCCAGTACAGGCTACTTTCCAGCGTCAAGACGGCATTGTGGTGGTCGACAGTGATCGCTGCGTGGGTTGTGCTTACTGTGTCAACGCGTGCCCTTATGATGCGCGCTTTATTAATGAAACCACCCAAACTGCAGATAAATGCACCTTTTGTGCCCACCGTTTAGAAGCCAATTTATTGCCCGCCTGTGTTGAGTCCTGTGTCGGTGGCGCGCGGATAATTGGTGATATGCGCGATCCCAACAGCGAGGTCAGTCGCTTAATTGCCCAGCACCGCGATGAGCTGATGGTACTGCAGCCGGAAAAAAACACTGCACCGCAAGTCTTTTACTTGGGTATGGATGAGCAGTTCACCACCCGCCCAGAAGCCATTGCTGGCTTGTGGGATGTGCTGGATAACGAAGGTAAGGAGATTGGTTATGAATTCTCTGGTCACTGA
- a CDS encoding DUF1329 domain-containing protein, giving the protein MLKKHSLLGVMVLTLCINTSFAAVSAEEASQLGNTLTPLGGEMAGNAAGTIPAWTGGLTVAPAGYQKGQHHIDPFADEQPLFTITKANLNQYKANLSAGQIALFETYPNTYQIPVYKTHRTAAAPQWVYSNTKYNAQHAKLENNGNSFSDAKGGTPFPITDNAVEMIWNHIARYRGVYGVRNAAEAVVQRNGSYSLVAAQQEILFKFYENQGQVNNADNILFYYLSFVKSPARLAGGAVLVHETLDQDKSMRQAWAYNAGQRRVRRAPNLSYDAPIAASEGIRTADSTDMYNGSPDRYHWKVIGKKELYIPYNNYKITSPDVSYKELLQPGHINSALTRNELHRVWVIEGTLQDNARHVYSKRRFYLDEDSWQIVLADEYDSRGELWKVSVAYLKSYYELPAIWTALDVFYDLQSRRYHVQNLDNEESGTIDYSQAAPDDNYFKPAALRRRGVR; this is encoded by the coding sequence ATGCTTAAAAAGCACAGCTTACTGGGTGTTATGGTCTTAACACTGTGCATCAATACTAGTTTTGCAGCTGTTTCAGCAGAGGAAGCCAGTCAACTGGGTAACACCCTAACACCGTTGGGCGGGGAGATGGCCGGCAATGCCGCGGGCACTATTCCAGCTTGGACTGGAGGTTTAACTGTAGCGCCTGCCGGCTACCAAAAAGGCCAGCATCACATTGATCCTTTTGCCGATGAACAGCCTTTATTTACCATTACGAAAGCCAATCTAAATCAGTATAAAGCGAATTTGTCTGCTGGGCAGATTGCGCTCTTTGAGACTTACCCCAATACCTATCAAATACCCGTGTATAAAACCCATCGCACGGCCGCAGCACCGCAGTGGGTGTACAGTAATACCAAATACAATGCGCAGCATGCCAAGCTGGAGAATAACGGTAACAGTTTTTCTGATGCTAAAGGCGGTACGCCATTTCCCATTACTGACAATGCCGTGGAGATGATTTGGAACCACATCGCCAGATACCGTGGTGTCTACGGTGTGCGCAATGCTGCCGAGGCTGTAGTGCAGCGCAATGGTTCTTACTCGCTGGTCGCGGCTCAGCAAGAGATTCTGTTTAAGTTCTATGAAAACCAAGGCCAGGTTAATAACGCCGATAATATTTTGTTTTACTACCTGTCGTTTGTAAAAAGCCCAGCACGTTTAGCCGGTGGTGCGGTGCTGGTGCATGAAACGCTGGATCAAGATAAAAGTATGCGCCAAGCCTGGGCTTATAACGCTGGTCAGCGCCGTGTGCGCAGGGCGCCAAACTTGTCCTATGACGCGCCAATTGCCGCTTCAGAAGGTATTCGTACTGCCGACAGCACAGATATGTACAACGGCAGCCCTGACCGTTACCACTGGAAAGTAATAGGCAAGAAAGAGCTGTATATTCCGTACAATAACTACAAAATCACCAGCCCCGATGTGAGCTATAAAGAGCTGCTGCAGCCTGGGCATATTAACTCTGCACTGACGCGCAATGAGCTACACAGGGTTTGGGTCATTGAGGGCACTTTGCAAGATAACGCCCGTCACGTGTACTCCAAGCGCCGTTTTTATCTGGATGAAGACAGCTGGCAAATCGTCTTGGCCGATGAGTATGACAGCCGTGGTGAGTTATGGAAGGTTTCTGTGGCCTACTTAAAAAGCTACTACGAACTACCGGCAATCTGGACTGCGCTGGATGTGTTCTATGATTTACAAAGCCGTCGCTACCATGTGCAGAATCTAGACAATGAAGAGTCGGGCACCATTGATTACAGTCAGGCCGCCCCAGATGATAACTACTTTAAACCCGCGGCGTTGCGTCGACGCGGTGTTCGCTAA
- the nrfD gene encoding NrfD/PsrC family molybdoenzyme membrane anchor subunit has translation MNSLVTEVLVPRYGLAWYPWAVQYFFLIALSYCTLWLSAPGLLGAKSWRTTSRLALLACVSTTLVAPVALLADLHQPLRFWHFYAHPTPWSWMSVGSFILPLYLGVVLALAYFVWRPAIQAQRAAQGLLGAYARLLSLGNWQAPAFFIPLLTLAALLISTGIILYTGAEIAVVKGRPLWNTNWLIPMFATTGMLGACGLVLLLNRISGTNKSATNKQVLSILILSCLASGLIALTWYLDGANALSGSVATAIDSVRGNPTWRTMTTWGLTAGITLMALAWLLRSRHRLQVHAWIAGLLALHVAWMFRWAVLMDVQTVARNTAGFNDYSIALGSSGWLGVIGIFGLWLAAILLIDLFVPWRGIGQHHNLDIDAPPSVVAKGAVHHG, from the coding sequence ATGAATTCTCTGGTCACTGAGGTTTTGGTACCGCGCTATGGGTTAGCGTGGTATCCGTGGGCCGTGCAATATTTTTTCTTAATCGCACTGTCGTATTGCACACTGTGGCTGAGCGCACCAGGTTTGCTGGGTGCCAAATCGTGGCGGACCACCAGCCGCCTTGCTTTACTGGCATGCGTCAGCACCACTTTGGTAGCACCGGTAGCCTTACTGGCTGACTTGCACCAACCGCTGCGTTTTTGGCACTTCTATGCCCATCCCACACCTTGGTCGTGGATGAGTGTCGGCAGCTTTATTTTGCCGCTCTATTTAGGCGTGGTATTGGCGCTAGCATACTTTGTCTGGCGGCCTGCGATCCAAGCGCAGCGTGCGGCGCAAGGACTGTTGGGCGCTTATGCGCGTCTGCTTAGCTTGGGTAACTGGCAAGCACCGGCATTCTTTATCCCGCTCTTAACTTTAGCGGCGTTATTGATCTCCACTGGCATTATTCTCTACACCGGTGCTGAAATTGCCGTGGTGAAAGGGCGGCCCTTGTGGAACACCAATTGGCTGATTCCGATGTTTGCCACCACCGGTATGTTGGGTGCATGCGGCTTAGTGCTGTTATTGAACCGTATTTCTGGGACCAATAAATCCGCAACCAATAAGCAAGTGCTGTCCATTTTGATTTTAAGTTGCTTAGCCAGCGGCTTGATTGCGCTAACGTGGTACCTCGATGGTGCCAATGCTTTGTCCGGTTCGGTGGCGACGGCGATTGATTCGGTACGTGGTAATCCAACCTGGCGCACTATGACAACTTGGGGCTTAACTGCAGGTATCACCTTAATGGCTTTAGCTTGGTTATTGCGCAGCAGACATCGTTTACAAGTCCATGCATGGATTGCCGGACTCTTGGCCTTACATGTGGCGTGGATGTTCCGCTGGGCGGTGCTGATGGATGTGCAAACTGTGGCACGTAATACCGCAGGTTTTAATGATTACAGCATTGCTTTGGGCTCGTCCGGTTGGCTAGGGGTGATTGGCATCTTTGGCCTCTGGCTGGCAGCGATCTTATTGATTGACCTCTTTGTCCCTTGGCGCGGCATAGGTCAGCACCACAATCTAGACATTGATGCGCCACCCTCTGTTGTTGCTAAAGGAGCTGTTCACCATGGATAA
- a CDS encoding molybdopterin-dependent oxidoreductase, translated as MDKPDKSRRRLLKGAAIAGGAATFAAGYSDPLIKMAKGIKGTSGEKPNDRIHGNSLTPEYSVDSQTGELTLNPDQRTAFTVCYGCTTLCGVRVRIDNNNESILRVSGNPYHPLSGDPHLPQANPVVDALRSVSGFAEQGLAGRSTTCARGNAMMAQIDSPFRLTHCLKRVGKRGDRKWEKISFEQMVEEVCEGGDLFGEGHVQGLRELHDHETLIDPDNPEYGPVANQLLVMDATDYGRSAILKRFTFNAFGTRNFGAHGSYCGVAFRMGSGAVLNDLEKNAHSKPDFKHTRFALFIGTAPSQAGNPFKRQARLLAEARAHGDLEYVVIDPALNAAASHASTERNRWVPILPGTDTALAMALTQWLLSNNGYAADFLSYPSQAAAEQHGEAGHTNATHLVIETEGHPRAGYFLRRSDLGLAELGSAADEVMVLDLQGELVAASQTAQAQLFVEQEIETSTGLIQVKSSLAKLRETANQYSLAEYSEHCGIPESTLVKLASTFAKHGRQSAAACHGGMMSGSGFYAAFGITMLNTLVGSFNQKGGAIKAPGGFNGTGAGPRYDLEGFPGKRGPKGVFLSRSRFPYEKSSEYKRKVAAGESPYPARAPWRVLAPPALTEHIASGLDGYPYPLKAVIGCMANPMYGQAGLANIIGERIQDPKRLGLYVAVDGFINETNRYADYLVPDSVMYEVWGFTGAWNGTTTKMTTACWPVVEPRQQKTAEGEPVSLDSFLIAVSKRLDLPGFGDNAIPDHEGNLHPLNKAEDFYLRAAANIAFQGKPLPEVTESDIEHGGIASLLPKLQNTLKPEEQGPVAYMYARGGRFEDYDQAYVGKHHRHAWRAPLCIYNEQVGTAVDSYTGKRLVGTPQFQEAKFHDGTPMREIYSTADWPLLAFSFKSNIMNSYSAGLERLRMIKPYNPVLVHRIDAERAGIAHGDTIQIESPGGTVIGLALVSESVKPGALGIEHGYGHRELGASEHQVDGQAMPAIDWIGAGINLNDLGFADPTREVMATWLEGVSGASIRQGLPVRISRLVS; from the coding sequence ATGGATAAGCCAGATAAGTCACGTCGTCGTTTATTAAAAGGCGCAGCCATTGCCGGTGGTGCAGCAACCTTTGCTGCGGGTTACTCTGATCCACTGATTAAAATGGCTAAGGGCATCAAAGGCACCTCAGGGGAAAAGCCCAATGACCGTATTCATGGCAACTCTTTAACGCCTGAATACAGTGTCGACAGTCAGACCGGTGAGTTGACCTTGAACCCCGATCAGCGCACCGCTTTTACAGTGTGCTATGGCTGCACCACCTTGTGCGGAGTGCGGGTGCGCATTGATAACAACAATGAAAGTATCTTGCGTGTGTCCGGTAACCCGTATCATCCGTTATCCGGTGATCCGCACTTACCGCAAGCCAACCCTGTGGTGGATGCACTAAGAAGTGTCAGTGGCTTTGCTGAGCAAGGTCTAGCCGGACGCTCTACCACTTGCGCTCGCGGGAATGCGATGATGGCGCAGATCGACAGTCCATTTCGTTTAACCCATTGCTTGAAGCGAGTGGGGAAACGCGGTGATCGCAAATGGGAAAAGATTTCCTTTGAACAAATGGTTGAAGAAGTCTGTGAAGGTGGCGATTTGTTTGGCGAAGGCCATGTGCAAGGTTTGCGCGAGTTACATGATCACGAAACGCTGATTGATCCAGACAACCCCGAGTACGGCCCGGTGGCTAACCAGCTATTGGTGATGGATGCCACGGATTACGGTCGTTCAGCGATTTTAAAGCGTTTCACCTTTAATGCGTTTGGTACCCGCAACTTTGGTGCCCACGGTTCTTATTGTGGTGTGGCTTTCCGTATGGGCTCAGGTGCGGTATTAAATGATCTGGAGAAAAACGCCCACAGTAAACCCGACTTTAAGCACACCCGTTTTGCCTTATTTATTGGCACTGCACCCAGCCAAGCCGGTAACCCTTTTAAGCGTCAAGCCCGCTTGCTGGCTGAAGCCCGTGCCCATGGCGATTTAGAATATGTGGTGATTGATCCAGCACTGAATGCTGCCGCATCCCATGCCAGCACCGAGCGTAACCGTTGGGTGCCAATTTTACCGGGTACCGATACTGCTTTGGCCATGGCGTTAACCCAGTGGCTGTTGTCCAATAATGGCTATGCCGCCGACTTTTTATCTTATCCGAGCCAAGCGGCTGCTGAGCAACACGGCGAAGCAGGGCACACCAACGCCACCCACTTAGTGATTGAGACGGAAGGGCATCCACGGGCTGGATATTTCTTACGCCGCTCTGATTTAGGTTTAGCCGAGTTAGGCAGTGCTGCCGATGAGGTGATGGTCTTAGACCTGCAGGGTGAACTGGTTGCTGCTAGCCAGACGGCACAGGCGCAGCTGTTTGTTGAGCAAGAAATTGAAACCTCAACCGGGCTGATTCAAGTTAAAAGCAGTCTCGCCAAACTACGTGAGACAGCCAACCAGTACAGCTTAGCCGAGTACTCAGAGCACTGCGGTATTCCAGAAAGCACCTTGGTGAAATTAGCCAGTACCTTTGCCAAGCACGGCCGTCAATCTGCTGCAGCCTGTCACGGCGGCATGATGTCAGGCAGTGGTTTCTACGCCGCTTTTGGCATTACTATGCTGAATACTCTGGTGGGTAGCTTTAACCAGAAAGGCGGAGCAATTAAAGCACCCGGTGGTTTCAACGGTACCGGTGCTGGACCCCGTTATGATTTGGAGGGTTTCCCCGGCAAGCGCGGTCCTAAAGGGGTGTTTTTGTCACGCTCGCGCTTCCCTTATGAGAAGTCATCGGAATATAAACGCAAAGTTGCCGCCGGTGAATCGCCATACCCAGCTCGCGCACCGTGGCGGGTCTTAGCGCCGCCAGCGCTGACTGAGCATATTGCTTCCGGTTTAGATGGCTACCCGTATCCATTAAAAGCAGTAATTGGCTGCATGGCCAACCCCATGTACGGGCAAGCAGGTTTGGCCAATATTATCGGTGAGCGCATTCAAGATCCTAAGCGTTTAGGTTTGTATGTGGCAGTGGACGGTTTTATCAATGAAACCAACCGCTATGCCGACTATTTAGTACCGGACTCGGTGATGTATGAAGTCTGGGGCTTTACTGGCGCTTGGAATGGCACCACCACCAAAATGACCACCGCCTGTTGGCCGGTGGTGGAGCCACGGCAGCAGAAAACTGCAGAAGGCGAGCCAGTCAGTTTGGACAGTTTCTTAATTGCGGTATCCAAGCGTTTAGATCTGCCAGGTTTTGGTGATAACGCCATTCCTGACCATGAGGGGAATCTGCATCCGCTGAATAAAGCCGAGGACTTCTATTTACGCGCAGCGGCCAATATTGCTTTCCAAGGCAAGCCTTTACCTGAGGTCACTGAAAGTGATATTGAGCATGGCGGTATTGCTTCGTTACTGCCTAAGTTGCAAAACACGTTAAAGCCTGAAGAGCAGGGCCCAGTGGCCTATATGTATGCCCGTGGCGGACGTTTTGAAGACTATGATCAAGCCTATGTGGGCAAGCATCACCGCCATGCGTGGCGCGCGCCTTTATGCATCTACAACGAGCAAGTGGGCACCGCTGTCGACAGTTACACCGGCAAGCGTCTAGTGGGCACACCGCAATTCCAGGAAGCCAAGTTTCATGATGGCACGCCGATGCGTGAGATTTATTCAACAGCAGACTGGCCGTTACTGGCGTTCTCGTTTAAATCAAACATTATGAATTCCTACTCTGCAGGGCTTGAGCGCTTACGTATGATCAAACCTTATAATCCTGTGTTAGTGCACCGTATCGACGCCGAGCGTGCCGGCATAGCCCACGGTGATACCATTCAAATTGAAAGCCCTGGCGGCACAGTGATTGGTTTGGCTTTGGTCAGTGAAAGTGTGAAGCCGGGTGCCTTAGGGATTGAGCATGGCTATGGTCACCGCGAACTGGGTGCCAGTGAGCATCAGGTGGATGGCCAAGCCATGCCGGCGATTGACTGGATCGGTGCAGGGATTAACCTCAATGATCTAGGCTTTGCTGATCCAACTCGCGAGGTGATGGCCACTTGGCTGGAAGGCGTCAGTGGTGCCAGTATTCGCCAAGGTTTGCCGGTGCGCATTAGTCGTTTAGTCAGTTAA
- a CDS encoding WD40/YVTN/BNR-like repeat-containing protein translates to MREPFSQTDNKNTVGIGRGQQLQSAAGKFKLLSLCAALILPSAYSLPVAAQSEGVAAPAYSIESPAAQSNLLLDVVRAGKRLVAVGARGHILYSDDDGKQWLQARVPTQQLLTAVYFVDDRHGWAVGHDALILATRDGGATWVRQYDDIEQESPLLGVWFKDRDTGYAVGAYGMLLGTNNGGKDWERLDDALDNEDGYHLNAISSVADSGIIIVGEMGVMFRSTDWGESWEVLDSPYEGSLFGVVGGQQPDHLLAYGLRGHVFRSTDFGESWQEIPVQTDGGQLQFGLSSGELLSNGDFLIVGHGGTVLRSSNDGQSFTVSHRSDRTSLAAVAEGAEGKLVLVGQNGIHQTDALGNDVLDK, encoded by the coding sequence ATGCGTGAACCCTTTTCGCAGACAGATAATAAAAACACTGTTGGCATTGGTCGTGGGCAACAATTACAAAGTGCCGCTGGCAAGTTTAAGCTGCTGTCCTTATGTGCAGCGTTAATTCTGCCCAGCGCGTACTCGCTACCAGTGGCAGCGCAAAGCGAAGGTGTTGCGGCACCGGCATACTCCATTGAGTCGCCAGCTGCGCAAAGCAATTTGCTGTTAGACGTGGTTCGGGCCGGTAAGCGTTTGGTTGCTGTTGGCGCTCGCGGCCATATTCTCTATTCCGATGACGATGGTAAACAATGGTTACAGGCACGAGTGCCTACCCAACAGTTACTGACTGCCGTCTATTTTGTGGATGACCGGCATGGCTGGGCTGTGGGCCACGATGCTTTAATTTTAGCCACCCGTGACGGTGGTGCAACTTGGGTTCGTCAGTACGATGATATTGAGCAAGAGTCGCCACTGTTAGGTGTTTGGTTTAAAGATCGTGACACCGGCTATGCGGTAGGTGCGTATGGCATGTTGCTGGGCACTAACAATGGCGGTAAAGACTGGGAGCGTCTCGATGATGCCCTAGACAATGAAGATGGTTACCACTTAAACGCTATCAGTTCTGTGGCAGATTCTGGAATTATCATTGTCGGTGAAATGGGCGTTATGTTTCGCTCAACCGACTGGGGTGAATCGTGGGAAGTGTTGGACAGTCCGTATGAAGGCTCTTTATTCGGCGTTGTCGGCGGACAGCAACCTGACCATCTACTCGCCTATGGCTTGCGTGGCCATGTTTTCCGCTCTACAGACTTTGGTGAAAGTTGGCAAGAAATTCCAGTACAAACCGATGGTGGCCAATTGCAGTTTGGCTTATCGAGCGGCGAGTTGTTGAGCAATGGTGATTTTTTAATTGTGGGCCATGGCGGCACAGTTTTACGCAGCAGCAATGATGGTCAAAGCTTCACTGTCAGTCACAGATCTGACCGCACCTCACTGGCGGCAGTCGCGGAAGGCGCAGAGGGCAAGCTTGTCCTAGTCGGGCAAAATGGTATTCACCAAACAGATGCACTTGGCAATGATGTGCTCGATAAATAA
- a CDS encoding efflux RND transporter permease subunit, giving the protein MTSKSRNNPAAVLERLIFNNRPAVVVLCIIISVFLFWNAAQVRPETSFEKMIPLKHPYIEEMLEHRDDLANLGNSVRISVENVNGDIFDKDYMETLRQISDEAFYIPGVDRSGLRSLWSPNVRWTEVTEQGFAGGEVIPQTYDGSAESLNELRDNILKSGQVGRLVGNNFKSSIVEIPLLEEFPDPNDQSQLLKLDYQEFSHNLEEKIREKYQLENPNVKIHIVGFAKKVGDLIDGLVSVALFFGVAIAITFALLLWFTKCMKSTLAVLFSTLIAVGWQLGLLHLMGFGLDPYSMLVPFLVFAIGISHGVQKINGIAMASGTALDALTAARMAFRQLFVPGLVALSSDAVGFITLLLIDIGVIRELAIGASVGVAVIILTNLIFLPVLISYIGISKKAVKVSRENAERDSPLWRFISNFASPVVAPFSVVIALCALIFGLWYGQNLKIGDLDQGAPELHADSRYNLDNDFIINNYSTSSDVLVVMVKTPSEGCSSYNTLKAIDDLSWRMENTPGVQSVVSMVTVSKQVIKGMNEGNLKWETLSRNQHILNNSISRADALYNSDCSLAPLLVFLEDHKAETLSTAVAAVEDFAAKTNSDEHMFLLAAGNAGIEAATNDVISASEIMMLIAVYTAVITMCLITFRSITATICIILPLVLTSVLGNALMAFMGIGVKVATLPVIALGVGIGVDYGIYIYSRLETFLRMGMPLQEAYYQTLKSTGKAVLFTGVCLAIGVATWMFSAIKFQADMGLMLTFMFLWNMFGAIWLLPALARFLIKPERLRQAKE; this is encoded by the coding sequence ATGACTTCTAAATCAAGAAACAATCCAGCCGCAGTGCTCGAGCGTTTGATTTTTAACAACCGACCTGCGGTTGTTGTACTTTGTATCATTATTAGTGTTTTCTTATTTTGGAATGCGGCGCAGGTGCGTCCAGAAACCAGCTTTGAGAAAATGATTCCACTCAAGCACCCCTATATTGAGGAAATGCTTGAGCACCGTGACGACCTAGCCAACCTAGGGAATAGCGTGCGCATCTCGGTGGAAAACGTCAATGGCGATATTTTCGACAAAGACTATATGGAAACGCTGCGTCAAATCAGTGATGAAGCGTTCTATATTCCAGGTGTTGATCGTTCCGGCCTGCGCTCCTTATGGAGCCCTAACGTGCGCTGGACCGAGGTTACCGAGCAAGGTTTTGCCGGTGGTGAGGTGATACCGCAAACCTATGACGGTTCTGCAGAAAGCCTCAATGAATTGCGCGACAATATTCTTAAGTCAGGGCAAGTTGGGCGGCTGGTAGGTAACAACTTTAAATCCAGTATTGTTGAAATCCCATTGCTGGAAGAGTTTCCTGATCCCAATGATCAAAGCCAGCTGCTCAAGCTCGACTATCAAGAGTTTTCACACAATCTTGAAGAGAAAATCCGTGAGAAATATCAGTTAGAAAACCCCAATGTCAAAATCCATATTGTTGGTTTTGCGAAAAAAGTGGGTGATTTGATTGATGGCTTGGTCAGCGTTGCTCTGTTTTTTGGGGTAGCCATTGCCATTACCTTTGCCCTGTTATTGTGGTTCACCAAGTGCATGAAAAGCACCTTGGCGGTGTTGTTCTCCACACTGATTGCCGTGGGTTGGCAGCTGGGCTTACTGCACCTGATGGGCTTTGGGCTGGATCCATACTCCATGTTGGTACCTTTCTTGGTTTTTGCGATTGGTATTTCCCATGGTGTGCAAAAAATCAATGGTATCGCCATGGCCTCTGGCACCGCGCTGGATGCTTTAACTGCTGCGCGCATGGCGTTCCGTCAGCTATTTGTCCCAGGTTTAGTGGCGCTGTCTTCGGATGCGGTGGGTTTTATTACTCTGCTGCTGATTGATATCGGTGTGATTCGCGAGTTAGCCATTGGTGCCTCAGTGGGTGTGGCGGTCATCATTCTGACTAACCTGATCTTCTTACCTGTATTGATTTCATACATTGGTATCAGTAAGAAAGCGGTTAAAGTCAGTCGCGAAAATGCTGAGCGTGACAGCCCGTTATGGCGCTTTATTTCTAATTTTGCCAGCCCTGTTGTGGCCCCGTTCTCAGTGGTGATTGCCCTCTGTGCCTTGATCTTTGGACTCTGGTACGGGCAAAACCTGAAGATTGGCGACTTGGACCAAGGTGCGCCAGAGCTGCATGCGGATTCACGCTACAACTTGGATAATGACTTTATTATCAATAACTACTCGACCAGTTCTGATGTACTGGTGGTGATGGTGAAAACACCCTCTGAAGGTTGTTCAAGCTACAACACCTTAAAAGCCATTGATGATCTGAGTTGGCGCATGGAAAATACGCCGGGTGTGCAGTCCGTGGTATCTATGGTCACAGTCTCTAAGCAAGTGATCAAAGGAATGAACGAGGGTAACTTGAAGTGGGAGACCTTATCGCGCAACCAGCACATTTTGAATAACTCAATTTCCCGTGCAGATGCGTTATATAACTCCGATTGCTCGTTAGCACCGCTACTGGTTTTCTTGGAAGATCACAAAGCCGAAACCCTAAGTACTGCGGTGGCTGCGGTGGAAGACTTTGCCGCAAAGACCAATAGCGATGAGCATATGTTCCTCTTGGCGGCGGGTAACGCGGGTATTGAAGCAGCGACCAACGATGTCATTTCCGCATCGGAAATTATGATGCTGATTGCTGTTTACACCGCAGTAATTACCATGTGCTTAATTACTTTCCGCTCCATTACCGCGACCATCTGTATTATTTTACCCTTGGTGCTGACTTCGGTATTGGGTAACGCCTTGATGGCCTTTATGGGGATCGGAGTGAAAGTAGCCACTTTGCCAGTGATTGCCTTAGGGGTCGGGATTGGGGTCGACTACGGTATTTATATCTACAGTCGCTTAGAAACTTTCTTACGCATGGGTATGCCTTTGCAAGAAGCCTACTACCAGACCCTAAAATCAACAGGTAAAGCAGTGCTCTTTACCGGTGTCTGTTTGGCCATTGGTGTTGCTACGTGGATGTTCTCTGCGATTAAGTTCCAAGCGGATATGGGCTTAATGCTGACCTTTATGTTCCTGTGGAACATGTTTGGTGCGATCTGGCTACTGCCAGCCTTGGCCCGCTTCTTAATTAAGCCTGAGCGTCTGCGCCAAGCTAAAGAGTGA